The following are encoded together in the Humulus lupulus chromosome 5, drHumLupu1.1, whole genome shotgun sequence genome:
- the LOC133778266 gene encoding uncharacterized protein LOC133778266 isoform X1 translates to MAATTTNTGTASAAMDSSSVAASADDAAAKAVHKRYEGLVMVRTKAIKGKGAWYWAHLEPMLVQNTDTGMPKAVKLRCSLCDAVFSASNPSRTASEHLKRGTCPNFNSVAKPISSVSPSSATMVSPSSTTAPPHHHNHRKRSSSSVGGGGSASSYHVSPLAVVDPSHRYCTELTYSPSASGATTVVTAITGSLLPQQQQHLMLSGGKDDLGALAMLEDSVKKLKSPKTSPGPALSKAQIECALDYLADWVYESCGSVSFTSLEHPKFRAFLNQVGLPAISRREFTGSRLDARFEEAKSESEARIRDAMFFQVASDGWKPNNNYGVFGEDNLVNLTVNLPNGTSLYRKAVFVSGSVPSKYAEEVLWETVTGICGNVVQQCVGIVADRFKAKALRSLENQNHWMVNLSCQFQGFNSLVKDFAKALPLFRTVRENCLKLATFVNNKSQVRNSFHKFQMQEYGYTGLIRLPLPEYEGINFFEPIYTMLEDILNSARALQLVLLDEAFKLASMEEPVAREVSEMIGEVGFWNEVEAVHSLVKLIKDMAQEIEVERPLVGQCLPLWDELRAKVKDWCSKFHISEGPVEKIIEKRFKKNYHPAWAAAYILDPLYLIRDTSGKYLPPFKCLTTDQEKDVDKLITRLVSREEAHIALMELMKWRTEGLDPVYARAVQMKERDPVTGKMRAANPQSSRLVWETYLTEFKSLGKVAVRLIFLHSTSCGFKCNWSLLRWVSAHGHSRVGMEKAQKLIFIAAHSKLERRDFSSDEDKDAELLALANEESIRGSTFQSIYRKRSTKTSVQHWRDHLELVGCWNKLLEHD, encoded by the exons ATGGCGGCTACTACCACCAACACTGGCACAGCTTCAGCTGCTATGGACTCTTCCTCAGTAGCAGCTTCGGCTGACGACGCCGCTGCCAAAGCCGTACATAAGCGTTACGAAGGACTGGTCATGGTTCGTACGAAAGCCATAAAGGGTAAAGGCGCTTGGTATTGGGCTCACCTGGAGCCCATGCTGGTTCAGAACACCGATACCGGTATGCCAAAAGCGGTGAAGCTCCGTTGTTCGTTATGCGACGCCGTTTTCTCAGCTTCCAACCCATCTCGGACTGCCTCCGAGCATCTAAAGCGAGGGACTTGTCCCAATTTCAACTCAGTTGCGAAACCCATTTCCTCCGTTTCACCTTCTTCAGCCACCATGGTCTCACCTTCCTCCACCACTGCGCCACCGCACCACCATAACCACCGTAAACGAAGCTCTTCCTCAGTCGGTGGAGGAGGGTCTGCTTCGTCGTACCATGTCTCGCCACTTGCAGTGGTGGATCCATCTCATCGGTACTGTACCGAGTTAACGTACTCGCCTTCAGCTTCGGGGGCCACGACGGTGGTCACGGCCATAACCGGATCTTTACTACCTCAACAGCAGCAGCATTTGATGTTGTCCGGTGGTAAAGATGATTTGGGAGCTCTTGCTATGTTAGAAGATAGTGTTAAGAAGCTAAAGAGTCCTAAAACGTCACCTGGACCAGCTCTGAGCAAGGCCCAGATTGAGTGTGCACTTGATTATTTGGCTGATTGGGTCTACGAGTCATGTGGGTCTGTCTCTTTCACCAGTCTTGAGCACCCAAAGTTTAGAGCTTTCCTTAACCAAGTGGGTTTGCCCGCGATTTCAAGGAGAGAGTTTACCGGGTCTAGATTGGATGCCAGGTTTGAGGAAGCTAAGAGTGAGTCAGAGGCCAGAATTAGAGACGCCATGTTTTTCCAAGTTGCCTCAGATGGTTGGAAGCCTAATAATAACTATGGAGTTTTTGGTGAAGACAATTTAGTAAATTTAACTGTGAATCTTCCTAATGGGACTAGTTTGTACCGCAAGGCAGTTTTCGTTAGTGGGTCTGTGCCATCAAAGTATGCTGAGGAGGTTTTGTGGGAGACAGTCACAGGCATTTGTGGGAATGTTGTTCAACAGTGTGTAGGAATAGTAGCAGACAGGTTTAAGGCCAAAGCACTGAGAAGCTTAGAGAATCAGAATCACTGGATGGTCAATCTTTCTTGTCAATTCCAGGGGTTCAATAGTTTGGTTAAGGACTTTGCCAAGGCACTGCCATTGTTCAGGACAGTCAGAGAGAATTGTCTCAAGCTTGCAACTTTTGTCAATAACAAGTCCCAGGTTAGAAATAGCTTTCATAAATTTCAAATGCAGGAATATGGTTACACTGGTTTAATAAGACTACCACTGCCAGAGTATGAAGGTATCAACTTTTTTGAACCTATATATACAATGCTTGAGGATATACTCAATTCAGCTAGAGCACTACAGTTGGTTCTGCTTGATGAAGCTTTTAAGTTAGCTTCTATGGAAGAACCTGTTGCCAGAGAGGTTTCTGAGATGATTGGGGAAGTGGGGTTTTGGAATGAAGTTGAAGCTGTACATTCATTGGTTAAATTGATCAAAGACATGGCTCAAGAGATAGAGGTGGAAAGACCACTAGTAGGGCAATGTCTTCCTCTTTGGgatgaacttagagcaaaagtgAAAGACTGGTGTTCCAAGTTTCACATTAGTGAAGGGCCTGTGGAGAAGATTATCGAAAAACGGTTCAAGAAGAATTATCATCCAGCTTGGGCTGCAGCATATATACTTGATCCTCTTTACTTGATTAGAGATACTAGTGGTAAATACCTACCTCCATTCAAATGTTTGACAACTGATCAGGAGAAAGATGTGGACAAGCTCATAACCCGGCTTGTATCAAGGGAGGAGGCTCATATTGCTTTGATGGAGCTCATGAAATGGAGAACAGAAGGGCTCGATCCTGTGTATGCTCGTGCAGTACAAATGAAAGAGAGAGACCCGGTAACCGGCAAGATGAGGGCTGCTAATCCGCAGAGTAGTAGGCTTGTGTGGGAAACTTATCTAACTGAATTCAAGTCACTTGGAAAAGTTGCAGTTAGGCTCATCTTCCTTCATTCTACTTCATGTGGATTCAAATGCAATTGGTCATTGTTGAGATGGGTGTCTGCTCATGGACATTCAAGGGTTGGTATGGAGAAGGCACAGAAGTTAATATTCATTGCAGCTCATTCTAAGCTTGAGAGGAGAGATTTCTCAAGTGATGAAGATAAGGATGCAGAGCTATTGGCCTTAGCAAACG AAGAATCAATCAGAGGAAGCACTTTTCAGTCTATTTACAGG AAGCGTTCGACAAAAACATCGGTGCAGCACTGGAGAGACCACCTTGAGTTGGTTGGTTGTTGGAATAAGTTGTTAGAGCATGATTAA
- the LOC133778266 gene encoding uncharacterized protein LOC133778266 isoform X3, which produces MAATTTNTGTASAAMDSSSVAASADDAAAKAVHKRYEGLVMVRTKAIKGKGAWYWAHLEPMLVQNTDTGMPKAVKLRCSLCDAVFSASNPSRTASEHLKRGTCPNFNSVAKPISSVSPSSATMVSPSSTTAPPHHHNHRKRSSSSVGGGGSASSYHVSPLAVVDPSHRYCTELTYSPSASGATTVVTAITGSLLPQQQQHLMLSGGKDDLGALAMLEDSVKKLKSPKTSPGPALSKAQIECALDYLADWVYESCGSVSFTSLEHPKFRAFLNQVGLPAISRREFTGSRLDARFEEAKSESEARIRDAMFFQVASDGWKPNNNYGVFGEDNLVNLTVNLPNGTSLYRKAVFVSGSVPSKYAEEVLWETVTGICGNVVQQCVGIVADRFKAKALRSLENQNHWMVNLSCQFQGFNSLVKDFAKALPLFRTVRENCLKLATFVNNKSQVRNSFHKFQMQEYGYTGLIRLPLPEYEGINFFEPIYTMLEDILNSARALQLVLLDEAFKLASMEEPVAREVSEMIGEVGFWNEVEAVHSLVKLIKDMAQEIEVERPLVGQCLPLWDELRAKVKDWCSKFHISEGPVEKIIEKRFKKNYHPAWAAAYILDPLYLIRDTSGKYLPPFKCLTTDQEKDVDKLITRLVSREEAHIALMELMKWRTEGLDPVYARAVQMKERDPVTGKMRAANPQSSRLVWETYLTEFKSLGKVAVRLIFLHSTSCGFKCNWSLLRWVSAHGHSRVGMEKAQKLIFIAAHSKLERRDFSSDEDKDAELLALANEAFDKNIGAALERPP; this is translated from the exons ATGGCGGCTACTACCACCAACACTGGCACAGCTTCAGCTGCTATGGACTCTTCCTCAGTAGCAGCTTCGGCTGACGACGCCGCTGCCAAAGCCGTACATAAGCGTTACGAAGGACTGGTCATGGTTCGTACGAAAGCCATAAAGGGTAAAGGCGCTTGGTATTGGGCTCACCTGGAGCCCATGCTGGTTCAGAACACCGATACCGGTATGCCAAAAGCGGTGAAGCTCCGTTGTTCGTTATGCGACGCCGTTTTCTCAGCTTCCAACCCATCTCGGACTGCCTCCGAGCATCTAAAGCGAGGGACTTGTCCCAATTTCAACTCAGTTGCGAAACCCATTTCCTCCGTTTCACCTTCTTCAGCCACCATGGTCTCACCTTCCTCCACCACTGCGCCACCGCACCACCATAACCACCGTAAACGAAGCTCTTCCTCAGTCGGTGGAGGAGGGTCTGCTTCGTCGTACCATGTCTCGCCACTTGCAGTGGTGGATCCATCTCATCGGTACTGTACCGAGTTAACGTACTCGCCTTCAGCTTCGGGGGCCACGACGGTGGTCACGGCCATAACCGGATCTTTACTACCTCAACAGCAGCAGCATTTGATGTTGTCCGGTGGTAAAGATGATTTGGGAGCTCTTGCTATGTTAGAAGATAGTGTTAAGAAGCTAAAGAGTCCTAAAACGTCACCTGGACCAGCTCTGAGCAAGGCCCAGATTGAGTGTGCACTTGATTATTTGGCTGATTGGGTCTACGAGTCATGTGGGTCTGTCTCTTTCACCAGTCTTGAGCACCCAAAGTTTAGAGCTTTCCTTAACCAAGTGGGTTTGCCCGCGATTTCAAGGAGAGAGTTTACCGGGTCTAGATTGGATGCCAGGTTTGAGGAAGCTAAGAGTGAGTCAGAGGCCAGAATTAGAGACGCCATGTTTTTCCAAGTTGCCTCAGATGGTTGGAAGCCTAATAATAACTATGGAGTTTTTGGTGAAGACAATTTAGTAAATTTAACTGTGAATCTTCCTAATGGGACTAGTTTGTACCGCAAGGCAGTTTTCGTTAGTGGGTCTGTGCCATCAAAGTATGCTGAGGAGGTTTTGTGGGAGACAGTCACAGGCATTTGTGGGAATGTTGTTCAACAGTGTGTAGGAATAGTAGCAGACAGGTTTAAGGCCAAAGCACTGAGAAGCTTAGAGAATCAGAATCACTGGATGGTCAATCTTTCTTGTCAATTCCAGGGGTTCAATAGTTTGGTTAAGGACTTTGCCAAGGCACTGCCATTGTTCAGGACAGTCAGAGAGAATTGTCTCAAGCTTGCAACTTTTGTCAATAACAAGTCCCAGGTTAGAAATAGCTTTCATAAATTTCAAATGCAGGAATATGGTTACACTGGTTTAATAAGACTACCACTGCCAGAGTATGAAGGTATCAACTTTTTTGAACCTATATATACAATGCTTGAGGATATACTCAATTCAGCTAGAGCACTACAGTTGGTTCTGCTTGATGAAGCTTTTAAGTTAGCTTCTATGGAAGAACCTGTTGCCAGAGAGGTTTCTGAGATGATTGGGGAAGTGGGGTTTTGGAATGAAGTTGAAGCTGTACATTCATTGGTTAAATTGATCAAAGACATGGCTCAAGAGATAGAGGTGGAAAGACCACTAGTAGGGCAATGTCTTCCTCTTTGGgatgaacttagagcaaaagtgAAAGACTGGTGTTCCAAGTTTCACATTAGTGAAGGGCCTGTGGAGAAGATTATCGAAAAACGGTTCAAGAAGAATTATCATCCAGCTTGGGCTGCAGCATATATACTTGATCCTCTTTACTTGATTAGAGATACTAGTGGTAAATACCTACCTCCATTCAAATGTTTGACAACTGATCAGGAGAAAGATGTGGACAAGCTCATAACCCGGCTTGTATCAAGGGAGGAGGCTCATATTGCTTTGATGGAGCTCATGAAATGGAGAACAGAAGGGCTCGATCCTGTGTATGCTCGTGCAGTACAAATGAAAGAGAGAGACCCGGTAACCGGCAAGATGAGGGCTGCTAATCCGCAGAGTAGTAGGCTTGTGTGGGAAACTTATCTAACTGAATTCAAGTCACTTGGAAAAGTTGCAGTTAGGCTCATCTTCCTTCATTCTACTTCATGTGGATTCAAATGCAATTGGTCATTGTTGAGATGGGTGTCTGCTCATGGACATTCAAGGGTTGGTATGGAGAAGGCACAGAAGTTAATATTCATTGCAGCTCATTCTAAGCTTGAGAGGAGAGATTTCTCAAGTGATGAAGATAAGGATGCAGAGCTATTGGCCTTAGCAAACG AAGCGTTCGACAAAAACATCGGTGCAGCACTGGAGAGACCACCTTGA
- the LOC133778266 gene encoding uncharacterized protein LOC133778266 isoform X4, which produces MAATTTNTGTASAAMDSSSVAASADDAAAKAVHKRYEGLVMVRTKAIKGKGAWYWAHLEPMLVQNTDTGMPKAVKLRCSLCDAVFSASNPSRTASEHLKRGTCPNFNSVAKPISSVSPSSATMVSPSSTTAPPHHHNHRKRSSSSVGGGGSASSYHVSPLAVVDPSHRYCTELTYSPSASGATTVVTAITGSLLPQQQQHLMLSGGKDDLGALAMLEDSVKKLKSPKTSPGPALSKAQIECALDYLADWVYESCGSVSFTSLEHPKFRAFLNQVGLPAISRREFTGSRLDARFEEAKSESEARIRDAMFFQVASDGWKPNNNYGVFGEDNLVNLTVNLPNGTSLYRKAVFVSGSVPSKYAEEVLWETVTGICGNVVQQCVGIVADRFKAKALRSLENQNHWMVNLSCQFQGFNSLVKDFAKALPLFRTVRENCLKLATFVNNKSQVRNSFHKFQMQEYGYTGLIRLPLPEYEGINFFEPIYTMLEDILNSARALQLVLLDEAFKLASMEEPVAREVSEMIGEVGFWNEVEAVHSLVKLIKDMAQEIEVERPLVGQCLPLWDELRAKVKDWCSKFHISEGPVEKIIEKRFKKNYHPAWAAAYILDPLYLIRDTSGKYLPPFKCLTTDQEKDVDKLITRLVSREEAHIALMELMKWRTEGLDPVYARAVQMKERDPVTGKMRAANPQSSRLVWETYLTEFKSLGKVAVRLIFLHSTSCGFKCNWSLLRWVSAHGHSRVGMEKAQKLIFIAAHSKLERRDFSSDEDKDAELLALANDGRRRRRRK; this is translated from the exons ATGGCGGCTACTACCACCAACACTGGCACAGCTTCAGCTGCTATGGACTCTTCCTCAGTAGCAGCTTCGGCTGACGACGCCGCTGCCAAAGCCGTACATAAGCGTTACGAAGGACTGGTCATGGTTCGTACGAAAGCCATAAAGGGTAAAGGCGCTTGGTATTGGGCTCACCTGGAGCCCATGCTGGTTCAGAACACCGATACCGGTATGCCAAAAGCGGTGAAGCTCCGTTGTTCGTTATGCGACGCCGTTTTCTCAGCTTCCAACCCATCTCGGACTGCCTCCGAGCATCTAAAGCGAGGGACTTGTCCCAATTTCAACTCAGTTGCGAAACCCATTTCCTCCGTTTCACCTTCTTCAGCCACCATGGTCTCACCTTCCTCCACCACTGCGCCACCGCACCACCATAACCACCGTAAACGAAGCTCTTCCTCAGTCGGTGGAGGAGGGTCTGCTTCGTCGTACCATGTCTCGCCACTTGCAGTGGTGGATCCATCTCATCGGTACTGTACCGAGTTAACGTACTCGCCTTCAGCTTCGGGGGCCACGACGGTGGTCACGGCCATAACCGGATCTTTACTACCTCAACAGCAGCAGCATTTGATGTTGTCCGGTGGTAAAGATGATTTGGGAGCTCTTGCTATGTTAGAAGATAGTGTTAAGAAGCTAAAGAGTCCTAAAACGTCACCTGGACCAGCTCTGAGCAAGGCCCAGATTGAGTGTGCACTTGATTATTTGGCTGATTGGGTCTACGAGTCATGTGGGTCTGTCTCTTTCACCAGTCTTGAGCACCCAAAGTTTAGAGCTTTCCTTAACCAAGTGGGTTTGCCCGCGATTTCAAGGAGAGAGTTTACCGGGTCTAGATTGGATGCCAGGTTTGAGGAAGCTAAGAGTGAGTCAGAGGCCAGAATTAGAGACGCCATGTTTTTCCAAGTTGCCTCAGATGGTTGGAAGCCTAATAATAACTATGGAGTTTTTGGTGAAGACAATTTAGTAAATTTAACTGTGAATCTTCCTAATGGGACTAGTTTGTACCGCAAGGCAGTTTTCGTTAGTGGGTCTGTGCCATCAAAGTATGCTGAGGAGGTTTTGTGGGAGACAGTCACAGGCATTTGTGGGAATGTTGTTCAACAGTGTGTAGGAATAGTAGCAGACAGGTTTAAGGCCAAAGCACTGAGAAGCTTAGAGAATCAGAATCACTGGATGGTCAATCTTTCTTGTCAATTCCAGGGGTTCAATAGTTTGGTTAAGGACTTTGCCAAGGCACTGCCATTGTTCAGGACAGTCAGAGAGAATTGTCTCAAGCTTGCAACTTTTGTCAATAACAAGTCCCAGGTTAGAAATAGCTTTCATAAATTTCAAATGCAGGAATATGGTTACACTGGTTTAATAAGACTACCACTGCCAGAGTATGAAGGTATCAACTTTTTTGAACCTATATATACAATGCTTGAGGATATACTCAATTCAGCTAGAGCACTACAGTTGGTTCTGCTTGATGAAGCTTTTAAGTTAGCTTCTATGGAAGAACCTGTTGCCAGAGAGGTTTCTGAGATGATTGGGGAAGTGGGGTTTTGGAATGAAGTTGAAGCTGTACATTCATTGGTTAAATTGATCAAAGACATGGCTCAAGAGATAGAGGTGGAAAGACCACTAGTAGGGCAATGTCTTCCTCTTTGGgatgaacttagagcaaaagtgAAAGACTGGTGTTCCAAGTTTCACATTAGTGAAGGGCCTGTGGAGAAGATTATCGAAAAACGGTTCAAGAAGAATTATCATCCAGCTTGGGCTGCAGCATATATACTTGATCCTCTTTACTTGATTAGAGATACTAGTGGTAAATACCTACCTCCATTCAAATGTTTGACAACTGATCAGGAGAAAGATGTGGACAAGCTCATAACCCGGCTTGTATCAAGGGAGGAGGCTCATATTGCTTTGATGGAGCTCATGAAATGGAGAACAGAAGGGCTCGATCCTGTGTATGCTCGTGCAGTACAAATGAAAGAGAGAGACCCGGTAACCGGCAAGATGAGGGCTGCTAATCCGCAGAGTAGTAGGCTTGTGTGGGAAACTTATCTAACTGAATTCAAGTCACTTGGAAAAGTTGCAGTTAGGCTCATCTTCCTTCATTCTACTTCATGTGGATTCAAATGCAATTGGTCATTGTTGAGATGGGTGTCTGCTCATGGACATTCAAGGGTTGGTATGGAGAAGGCACAGAAGTTAATATTCATTGCAGCTCATTCTAAGCTTGAGAGGAGAGATTTCTCAAGTGATGAAGATAAGGATGCAGAGCTATTGGCCTTAGCAAACG atggaagaagaagaagaagaagaaaatag
- the LOC133778266 gene encoding uncharacterized protein LOC133778266 isoform X2 — MAATTTNTGTASAAMDSSSVAASADDAAAKAVHKRYEGLVMVRTKAIKGKGAWYWAHLEPMLVQNTDTGMPKAVKLRCSLCDAVFSASNPSRTASEHLKRGTCPNFNSVAKPISSVSPSSATMVSPSSTTAPPHHHNHRKRSSSSVGGGGSASSYHVSPLAVVDPSHRYCTELTYSPSASGATTVVTAITGSLLPQQQQHLMLSGGKDDLGALAMLEDSVKKLKSPKTSPGPALSKAQIECALDYLADWVYESCGSVSFTSLEHPKFRAFLNQVGLPAISRREFTGSRLDARFEEAKSESEARIRDAMFFQVASDGWKPNNNYGVFGEDNLVNLTVNLPNGTSLYRKAVFVSGSVPSKYAEEVLWETVTGICGNVVQQCVGIVADRFKAKALRSLENQNHWMVNLSCQFQGFNSLVKDFAKALPLFRTVRENCLKLATFVNNKSQVRNSFHKFQMQEYGYTGLIRLPLPEYEGINFFEPIYTMLEDILNSARALQLVLLDEAFKLASMEEPVAREVSEMIGEVGFWNEVEAVHSLVKLIKDMAQEIEVERPLVGQCLPLWDELRAKVKDWCSKFHISEGPVEKIIEKRFKKNYHPAWAAAYILDPLYLIRDTSGKYLPPFKCLTTDQEKDVDKLITRLVSREEAHIALMELMKWRTEGLDPVYARAVQMKERDPVTGKMRAANPQSSRLVWETYLTEFKSLGKVAVRLIFLHSTSCGFKCNWSLLRWVSAHGHSRVGMEKAQKLIFIAAHSKLERRDFSSDEDKDAELLALANGEDDVLNEVLVDTSSV, encoded by the coding sequence ATGGCGGCTACTACCACCAACACTGGCACAGCTTCAGCTGCTATGGACTCTTCCTCAGTAGCAGCTTCGGCTGACGACGCCGCTGCCAAAGCCGTACATAAGCGTTACGAAGGACTGGTCATGGTTCGTACGAAAGCCATAAAGGGTAAAGGCGCTTGGTATTGGGCTCACCTGGAGCCCATGCTGGTTCAGAACACCGATACCGGTATGCCAAAAGCGGTGAAGCTCCGTTGTTCGTTATGCGACGCCGTTTTCTCAGCTTCCAACCCATCTCGGACTGCCTCCGAGCATCTAAAGCGAGGGACTTGTCCCAATTTCAACTCAGTTGCGAAACCCATTTCCTCCGTTTCACCTTCTTCAGCCACCATGGTCTCACCTTCCTCCACCACTGCGCCACCGCACCACCATAACCACCGTAAACGAAGCTCTTCCTCAGTCGGTGGAGGAGGGTCTGCTTCGTCGTACCATGTCTCGCCACTTGCAGTGGTGGATCCATCTCATCGGTACTGTACCGAGTTAACGTACTCGCCTTCAGCTTCGGGGGCCACGACGGTGGTCACGGCCATAACCGGATCTTTACTACCTCAACAGCAGCAGCATTTGATGTTGTCCGGTGGTAAAGATGATTTGGGAGCTCTTGCTATGTTAGAAGATAGTGTTAAGAAGCTAAAGAGTCCTAAAACGTCACCTGGACCAGCTCTGAGCAAGGCCCAGATTGAGTGTGCACTTGATTATTTGGCTGATTGGGTCTACGAGTCATGTGGGTCTGTCTCTTTCACCAGTCTTGAGCACCCAAAGTTTAGAGCTTTCCTTAACCAAGTGGGTTTGCCCGCGATTTCAAGGAGAGAGTTTACCGGGTCTAGATTGGATGCCAGGTTTGAGGAAGCTAAGAGTGAGTCAGAGGCCAGAATTAGAGACGCCATGTTTTTCCAAGTTGCCTCAGATGGTTGGAAGCCTAATAATAACTATGGAGTTTTTGGTGAAGACAATTTAGTAAATTTAACTGTGAATCTTCCTAATGGGACTAGTTTGTACCGCAAGGCAGTTTTCGTTAGTGGGTCTGTGCCATCAAAGTATGCTGAGGAGGTTTTGTGGGAGACAGTCACAGGCATTTGTGGGAATGTTGTTCAACAGTGTGTAGGAATAGTAGCAGACAGGTTTAAGGCCAAAGCACTGAGAAGCTTAGAGAATCAGAATCACTGGATGGTCAATCTTTCTTGTCAATTCCAGGGGTTCAATAGTTTGGTTAAGGACTTTGCCAAGGCACTGCCATTGTTCAGGACAGTCAGAGAGAATTGTCTCAAGCTTGCAACTTTTGTCAATAACAAGTCCCAGGTTAGAAATAGCTTTCATAAATTTCAAATGCAGGAATATGGTTACACTGGTTTAATAAGACTACCACTGCCAGAGTATGAAGGTATCAACTTTTTTGAACCTATATATACAATGCTTGAGGATATACTCAATTCAGCTAGAGCACTACAGTTGGTTCTGCTTGATGAAGCTTTTAAGTTAGCTTCTATGGAAGAACCTGTTGCCAGAGAGGTTTCTGAGATGATTGGGGAAGTGGGGTTTTGGAATGAAGTTGAAGCTGTACATTCATTGGTTAAATTGATCAAAGACATGGCTCAAGAGATAGAGGTGGAAAGACCACTAGTAGGGCAATGTCTTCCTCTTTGGgatgaacttagagcaaaagtgAAAGACTGGTGTTCCAAGTTTCACATTAGTGAAGGGCCTGTGGAGAAGATTATCGAAAAACGGTTCAAGAAGAATTATCATCCAGCTTGGGCTGCAGCATATATACTTGATCCTCTTTACTTGATTAGAGATACTAGTGGTAAATACCTACCTCCATTCAAATGTTTGACAACTGATCAGGAGAAAGATGTGGACAAGCTCATAACCCGGCTTGTATCAAGGGAGGAGGCTCATATTGCTTTGATGGAGCTCATGAAATGGAGAACAGAAGGGCTCGATCCTGTGTATGCTCGTGCAGTACAAATGAAAGAGAGAGACCCGGTAACCGGCAAGATGAGGGCTGCTAATCCGCAGAGTAGTAGGCTTGTGTGGGAAACTTATCTAACTGAATTCAAGTCACTTGGAAAAGTTGCAGTTAGGCTCATCTTCCTTCATTCTACTTCATGTGGATTCAAATGCAATTGGTCATTGTTGAGATGGGTGTCTGCTCATGGACATTCAAGGGTTGGTATGGAGAAGGCACAGAAGTTAATATTCATTGCAGCTCATTCTAAGCTTGAGAGGAGAGATTTCTCAAGTGATGAAGATAAGGATGCAGAGCTATTGGCCTTAGCAAACGGTGAGGATGATGTACTAAATGAGGTTCTTGTTGATACATCCTCAGTGTGA